One window of the Niallia circulans genome contains the following:
- a CDS encoding sulfite exporter TauE/SafE family protein → MLTFILLLFICIFAGLLGSILGIGGGIILTPVLTLGFGFDIHHAIGASIISVIATSSGSAVAYLRDRMLNIRVAMFLEIATTAGAIIGAILVGILSPTLMFILFGSFLLYSAINMVQKLRSGEKVLKKAQPDYLSDRLKLNNTYYDKSLKTQIDYQVEKVPAGFSVMFGAGLASGLLGIGSGAFKVMALDTFMKMPLKPSSATSNLMMGVTAAASTTVLFFNGSILPEVAAPVAIGVLIGSTIGAKVMQILPAKWIRIIFIPLLCYIGVQMIFEGFGVKF, encoded by the coding sequence ATGCTAACTTTCATTTTACTTCTTTTTATTTGTATTTTTGCCGGGCTTCTGGGCTCTATCCTCGGAATAGGCGGAGGGATTATTCTTACTCCAGTTCTAACACTAGGATTTGGGTTTGATATCCACCATGCGATTGGAGCAAGTATAATATCAGTTATTGCAACAAGTTCAGGTTCAGCAGTAGCATACTTAAGGGATCGAATGCTCAATATTCGCGTAGCCATGTTTTTAGAGATCGCTACTACTGCTGGAGCGATCATAGGAGCAATTTTAGTAGGCATTCTCTCGCCAACTCTTATGTTTATTTTATTTGGTTCTTTCTTACTTTACTCAGCGATCAATATGGTACAAAAGCTCCGTTCAGGCGAAAAAGTATTAAAAAAGGCACAACCTGACTATTTATCGGACAGGCTAAAACTAAATAATACATATTATGATAAAAGCCTAAAGACACAAATTGATTATCAAGTCGAAAAAGTCCCAGCAGGATTTAGTGTGATGTTTGGGGCAGGATTGGCTAGTGGGTTACTAGGGATTGGCAGTGGTGCCTTTAAAGTAATGGCATTGGATACCTTTATGAAAATGCCACTCAAGCCTTCTAGCGCAACTAGCAACCTAATGATGGGAGTTACTGCTGCTGCAAGTACAACTGTATTATTTTTCAACGGCTCTATCTTACCAGAAGTTGCTGCTCCCGTTGCTATTGGGGTATTAATTGGATCCACAATTGGAGCAAAAGTAATGCAAATATTACCAGCAAAATGGATCCGAATTATCTTTATTCCACTTTTATGCTATATCGGTGTTCAAATGATATTTGAAGGGTTTGGGGTGAAATTTTAA
- a CDS encoding aminoglycoside 6-adenylyltransferase — MRTEKQMLDLVLKVANQDNRVRAVCMNGSRTNPTVPKDAFQDFDIVYLVDNMESFLNEPNWIDVFGERIIMQTPEDSTLFPAELGGRFSYLMLFTDGNRIDLTLVPLEEKNKYCQEDGLTVILLDKDNSLPYMPPSTDKDYWVKKPAAEQFSDCCNEFWWVSTYVVKGLWRQEILYAIDHMNTIRAMLLKMLEWKVGMETDFSLSIGKNSKYLKRYIDDDTWERLMYTYPSGDYNRVWESLFSMTSLFEKIGLEVGRKMGFLYPFEEAERVKAYLHHVRQLNPNATEVY, encoded by the coding sequence ATGAGAACAGAGAAGCAAATGTTAGATTTAGTGTTAAAAGTGGCAAATCAGGATAATAGAGTAAGAGCTGTTTGCATGAATGGCTCGAGAACAAATCCAACAGTACCAAAGGATGCTTTTCAGGATTTTGATATTGTTTATTTAGTAGATAATATGGAATCTTTTTTGAATGAGCCTAACTGGATTGATGTTTTTGGGGAACGAATCATTATGCAAACCCCAGAGGATTCCACGCTTTTTCCCGCAGAGCTAGGTGGAAGATTTTCTTATCTTATGCTATTTACGGATGGGAACCGCATAGACTTAACCCTTGTTCCGCTGGAGGAAAAGAACAAGTATTGTCAGGAGGATGGGTTGACGGTGATTCTATTAGATAAAGACAATAGTCTCCCTTATATGCCCCCTAGTACAGATAAAGATTATTGGGTGAAAAAGCCAGCTGCCGAACAATTTTCTGACTGCTGTAACGAATTTTGGTGGGTCTCGACCTATGTGGTTAAAGGGTTATGGAGGCAAGAAATTCTTTATGCGATTGACCATATGAATACCATAAGAGCGATGTTGTTAAAAATGTTGGAATGGAAGGTTGGCATGGAAACAGATTTTTCCCTTAGCATAGGAAAAAACAGTAAGTACTTAAAGCGGTATATCGATGATGATACGTGGGAAAGGCTCATGTATACTTATCCGAGTGGAGATTATAATCGAGTCTGGGAATCGTTATTTTCTATGACATCATTATTTGAGAAAATCGGATTAGAAGTTGGCAGAAAGATGGGATTTCTTTACCCTTTCGAAGAGGCGGAAAGGGTGAAAGCCTATTTACACCATGTTCGTCAATTGAATCCTAATGCAACAGAGGTATATTAA
- a CDS encoding DsrE/DsrF/DrsH-like family protein, protein MEQKLNVLMFSGDYDKAMAGLILANSAREIDVEVTMFFTFWGLLLLRDPEKIDLEGKSFYEKMFNTFQPKDVEQLPLSKMNYAGLGKIMMKEMLEEEEAPPLIAFLKGARKKHVKFLACKLSVDILGFKQEEFYPEVEIVDAKVYLKDALKSDIQLFI, encoded by the coding sequence ATGGAACAAAAGTTAAACGTATTAATGTTTAGCGGGGACTACGATAAAGCAATGGCTGGTTTAATTCTAGCTAATAGTGCCCGGGAAATAGATGTGGAAGTAACCATGTTTTTCACTTTTTGGGGGCTTTTATTACTTCGCGACCCCGAAAAAATCGATTTGGAAGGTAAATCCTTCTATGAAAAAATGTTTAACACCTTCCAACCTAAAGACGTAGAGCAGCTTCCTTTATCCAAAATGAATTATGCTGGTCTAGGTAAAATAATGATGAAGGAAATGCTTGAGGAGGAAGAGGCCCCACCACTTATAGCTTTCTTAAAAGGGGCAAGAAAAAAACACGTTAAGTTTCTTGCCTGCAAATTATCAGTTGATATACTTGGATTTAAGCAAGAAGAATTTTATCCTGAAGTCGAAATTGTCGACGCCAAGGTTTACCTTAAAGATGCTTTAAAATCTGATATTCAGCTTTTTATTTAA
- a CDS encoding GNAT family N-acetyltransferase → MLFRKFTANDFELYYQLVSNERVMAQITERAIPLEEAKIDFEKLLIRNDKNQLFGSYAFFQPDSEVFIGLGHVTLTEQELAEAELGYMLLPEHWGKGYGGMVADRLMSLVKQTDLKVIKAIIDPANIASRKILVSKGFTSAWIGEIEGLPGEILKKVL, encoded by the coding sequence ATGCTATTTCGAAAATTTACAGCAAATGATTTTGAGTTGTATTACCAATTAGTTTCTAATGAGCGAGTGATGGCCCAGATTACAGAAAGAGCTATTCCGTTAGAAGAGGCAAAGATTGACTTTGAAAAACTATTAATCCGCAATGACAAGAATCAGCTCTTTGGATCCTATGCTTTTTTTCAACCAGACTCAGAAGTATTTATCGGGCTTGGCCATGTGACTTTAACGGAGCAAGAGCTTGCTGAAGCAGAGCTTGGCTATATGCTTTTGCCAGAACATTGGGGGAAGGGATATGGCGGTATGGTTGCGGATAGATTAATGTCATTAGTGAAACAAACAGATCTAAAGGTAATAAAGGCAATTATAGATCCTGCTAATATAGCCTCGAGAAAAATATTAGTGAGTAAAGGATTTACTTCGGCATGGATTGGAGAAATAGAAGGCCTGCCAGGAGAGATTTTGAAGAAAGTTCTTTAA
- the brnQ gene encoding branched-chain amino acid transport system II carrier protein, whose translation MQSRISFSTYALIGTMLFGMFFGAGNLIFPIQLGQLAGTNFWLALAGFLVTAIGLPFLGILAIGLSGSNGLRELSSRVHPVFGFLFSLFLYLTIGPFFAIPRTATVPFAIGIEPFVANSHIALFLAIFSFLFFLLVYYFSLNPAKIMDVIGKYLTPAFLLFLFLLIIVSIVRPMGSFQEPQGAYLNNAFMTGFKEGYNTMDALASLAFGIVVINAIKGKGIMDVKSIAKTTWKSGIFAMLLMMLIYGFITYMGSSSVQAVGTFENGGLIFAAVAKHYFGPFGGILLAVIIVLACLKTSIGLITSCSEFFHEVFPKIGYKTFVLSLCVVSFLFANLGLNKIILFAVPVLMFLYPLAIVLIILALFSRLFKGKQSVYLMAMVLTFFVSILDGYQALVKSIPEAKLGFFEEIGHFYENILPFYEIGLGWILPALIGTVIGYFIRK comes from the coding sequence ATGCAATCAAGAATTTCTTTTTCAACTTATGCTCTAATTGGGACGATGCTTTTTGGTATGTTTTTTGGAGCGGGAAATTTAATTTTTCCTATTCAGCTTGGACAGCTTGCGGGAACAAACTTTTGGCTTGCGCTAGCAGGCTTTTTAGTAACGGCGATTGGGCTTCCTTTTCTCGGTATATTAGCAATTGGATTATCAGGAAGCAATGGTCTGCGCGAGCTTTCAAGTCGCGTTCATCCAGTATTCGGATTTCTCTTTTCGTTATTTCTATATTTAACGATTGGTCCATTCTTTGCTATTCCACGTACAGCGACAGTTCCATTTGCAATAGGGATTGAGCCGTTTGTCGCGAATAGCCATATTGCTTTATTTTTAGCTATTTTTAGTTTTCTTTTCTTTTTACTGGTTTACTATTTTTCCTTAAATCCGGCAAAGATTATGGATGTGATCGGGAAATATCTGACTCCTGCTTTTCTGCTGTTTTTATTTTTATTAATAATAGTAAGTATTGTTCGCCCGATGGGGAGCTTTCAAGAGCCACAGGGAGCATATCTAAATAATGCTTTTATGACAGGGTTTAAAGAAGGATATAACACCATGGATGCTCTAGCATCTCTTGCCTTTGGGATAGTGGTGATTAATGCTATCAAAGGGAAGGGAATTATGGACGTAAAGAGTATTGCAAAAACGACATGGAAATCAGGAATATTTGCCATGCTGCTAATGATGCTTATCTACGGATTTATCACTTATATGGGTTCTTCTAGTGTACAAGCTGTAGGAACTTTTGAAAATGGCGGACTTATCTTTGCTGCAGTAGCTAAGCATTATTTTGGTCCTTTTGGCGGCATTTTGCTTGCGGTTATCATTGTGCTTGCCTGTTTAAAAACAAGTATTGGATTAATAACGTCTTGTAGTGAATTTTTTCATGAAGTATTTCCGAAGATTGGCTATAAGACTTTTGTGCTTAGTCTATGTGTTGTTTCTTTCTTATTTGCCAATTTAGGCTTAAATAAAATTATACTATTTGCAGTACCTGTGCTCATGTTCTTATACCCTTTAGCAATTGTGCTTATCATACTTGCTCTTTTTTCGCGATTATTCAAAGGCAAGCAAAGTGTGTACCTAATGGCAATGGTGCTAACATTCTTTGTAAGTATATTGGATGGCTATCAAGCACTTGTAAAAAGCATCCCAGAAGCTAAGCTTGGCTTTTTTGAGGAGATTGGGCATTTTTACGAGAATATTCTCCCCTTTTACGAAATAGGGTTAGGCTGGATTTTACCTGCCCTTATTGGTACGGTGATTGGATATTTCATTCGTAAATAG